The Ignatzschineria rhizosphaerae genome contains a region encoding:
- a CDS encoding putative 2-aminoethylphosphonate ABC transporter permease subunit, translating to MSFTFFSRITLNNTIIALLTFLILIFFLLFLIAPLGTVFENLFIVDPAFSGSSTFDRLITYFQQPSLLNSLKNSLSIAFLVTVIIIPIAFIFAYGLTRSCMPFKGVHRAISLIPLLAPSLLSAISLIYWFGNQGIALKFWQLLGFDSIYGMSGIVLAELFAIFPHVLMILTTTLTIADARLYEAADSMGTTPLRKFFTITLPSCKYGIISAAMVAFTLTITDFGIPKIVGGNFDVLATDVFRLMIGQQDFQQGALVALLLLLPALFTFSIDLLIRKKHAATLTAKSVILVPKKSLKFDYAIFSFCTVISLLMLAMLIMPIYASFVSFWPYNLSLSFINYHSILIESDLFHTVLNTITLASLTAIFGIIIIFLAAWLVEKTAGFPRVKAFLRLFAMLPMAIPGLVLGIGYILFFNMVDNPLNGLYHTMTILVVCTIIHFFSTSFISTGSALKSIDSEFEAVAASLKTPVLRTLWTVTLPISIPTLIDVARYLFINAMTTISAVIFIYSPETELAAVAILNLDDAGDVGGATAMAVIITALSISALIFFVLLEKVVLHRTQRWRNA from the coding sequence ATGTCTTTTACATTTTTTTCTAGAATCACCCTTAACAACACCATTATTGCGCTTTTAACATTTCTAATCTTAATCTTTTTCCTCCTCTTCTTAATTGCGCCCCTTGGAACTGTTTTTGAGAATCTTTTTATAGTTGATCCCGCCTTTTCCGGCAGTAGTACCTTTGATCGCTTAATCACCTATTTTCAGCAACCATCTCTCTTGAATAGTTTAAAAAATAGCTTATCAATAGCCTTTTTAGTCACCGTGATCATCATTCCTATTGCTTTTATTTTTGCCTATGGTTTAACCCGAAGCTGTATGCCATTTAAAGGTGTTCATCGGGCCATTTCTCTTATCCCCTTGCTTGCTCCTTCACTCTTATCGGCTATTTCCTTAATTTATTGGTTTGGAAATCAAGGGATTGCACTAAAGTTTTGGCAACTATTAGGATTTGATTCGATCTATGGAATGTCAGGCATTGTGCTTGCGGAGCTATTTGCCATCTTTCCGCATGTGTTAATGATTTTAACAACCACATTAACCATTGCAGATGCAAGATTATATGAAGCTGCGGATAGTATGGGAACAACGCCGCTTCGTAAATTTTTCACAATCACCTTACCAAGTTGCAAATATGGCATTATCTCGGCAGCAATGGTGGCTTTTACCCTAACAATTACCGATTTTGGAATTCCTAAAATTGTCGGGGGGAACTTTGATGTGCTTGCCACTGATGTTTTTCGTCTAATGATTGGGCAACAAGACTTTCAGCAAGGCGCGTTAGTTGCTTTATTACTCTTATTGCCGGCACTATTTACCTTCTCTATCGATCTTCTAATCCGCAAAAAACATGCCGCAACATTAACCGCCAAATCGGTCATATTAGTGCCTAAAAAATCCCTTAAATTTGATTATGCGATATTTAGCTTCTGCACCGTTATCAGTTTACTGATGTTAGCAATGCTCATCATGCCTATTTATGCCTCTTTTGTAAGTTTTTGGCCTTACAATTTAAGCTTAAGCTTTATTAATTATCACTCTATCTTAATAGAATCAGATCTTTTTCATACGGTCCTAAATACCATTACACTAGCAAGTTTAACGGCAATCTTTGGGATCATCATTATTTTCTTAGCCGCATGGTTAGTGGAGAAAACAGCTGGATTTCCAAGAGTCAAAGCATTTCTTCGCCTCTTTGCAATGCTACCAATGGCGATCCCGGGACTTGTGTTAGGTATTGGCTATATCCTCTTTTTTAATATGGTTGATAACCCCCTAAATGGTCTTTATCACACAATGACAATCTTAGTTGTCTGTACGATCATTCACTTTTTTAGTACGAGCTTTATCTCAACAGGGAGTGCCCTAAAGAGCATTGATAGTGAGTTTGAAGCAGTCGCAGCATCCCTTAAAACACCTGTTTTAAGAACCCTTTGGACTGTAACGCTCCCCATTTCAATTCCAACCCTCATTGATGTGGCTCGTTATCTTTTTATCAATGCGATGACGACTATTTCAGCGGTCATCTTTATCTACTCTCCTGAAACAGAGCTAGCGGCTGTTGCGATCCTTAATCTTGATGATGCCGGAGATGTCGGGGGCGCCACTGCCATGGCCGTTATTATTACTGCACTCTCTATTAGCGCCTTAATATTCTTTGTGCTCTTAGAAAAAGTAGTTTTACACCGAACGCAGCGCTGGAGAAATGCTTAA
- a CDS encoding putative 2-aminoethylphosphonate ABC transporter ATP-binding protein yields the protein MNRPYLELNGIQKQFGNFTALNHIDLTLNQGELVCFLGPSGCGKTTLLRIIAGLETQTEGSIYQDGRDISHAPIEKRDYGIVFQSYALFPNLTIFQNIAYGLVNLKVPKKKIKQRVTELLETVGLSGSEKKYPAQLSGGQQQRIALARALATSPNLLLLDEPLSALDATVRTHLRQEICSLQKKLGITTIMVTHDQEEALSIADRIVVMNHGKIEQIGTPFEVYSNPVSPFVASFVGRVNQLNATCIDSQKIQLGTQEITIPEMDLTQGESVTAFIRPEDYEIIPEDNIDTSAFTGIVKNIEFLGSHSLITFNSPQNKEPLMLLFSLQENLTHQIAIGKSLQVRFPESKMNIFRSA from the coding sequence ATGAATAGGCCTTACTTAGAGCTCAACGGTATTCAAAAGCAATTTGGCAATTTTACCGCCCTTAATCATATCGATTTAACCTTAAACCAAGGAGAACTTGTCTGTTTTTTAGGTCCTTCTGGTTGCGGTAAAACAACCTTGCTACGAATCATTGCCGGACTTGAAACTCAAACAGAAGGCTCTATTTATCAAGATGGGCGTGATATTAGTCACGCCCCCATTGAAAAAAGGGATTATGGCATTGTCTTTCAATCTTATGCACTCTTCCCTAATCTCACCATTTTTCAGAACATTGCTTACGGACTTGTGAATCTTAAAGTCCCTAAAAAGAAGATTAAACAGCGTGTTACTGAGTTGTTAGAAACCGTTGGCTTATCGGGTAGCGAGAAAAAATATCCCGCCCAACTTTCAGGTGGGCAGCAGCAGCGTATAGCTCTCGCAAGAGCGCTTGCCACTTCTCCAAACCTTTTATTATTAGATGAACCATTATCAGCACTTGATGCAACAGTGCGTACTCACCTTCGTCAAGAGATCTGTTCATTACAGAAAAAACTTGGGATAACAACGATCATGGTAACGCACGATCAAGAAGAAGCACTCTCCATTGCTGATCGTATTGTCGTCATGAATCATGGAAAAATTGAGCAGATAGGCACGCCTTTTGAAGTCTATAGCAACCCCGTTTCCCCCTTTGTCGCAAGCTTTGTCGGTAGAGTGAATCAATTAAATGCAACCTGTATTGATTCACAAAAAATTCAATTAGGTACTCAAGAAATTACCATACCGGAAATGGACCTTACTCAAGGGGAATCTGTAACCGCCTTTATTCGCCCTGAAGATTATGAAATTATTCCTGAAGATAACATAGATACTAGCGCTTTTACCGGCATTGTGAAAAATATCGAATTTTTAGGAAGCCACTCCTTAATCACCTTCAATAGCCCCCAAAATAAAGAGCCTTTAATGCTGCTATTTTCTTTACAAGAAAACCTCACCCACCAAATAGCTATCGGCAAATCCCTACAGGTCCGTTTTCCTGAATCAAAAATGAATATCTTTAGGAGCGCTTAA
- a CDS encoding putative 2-aminoethylphosphonate ABC transporter substrate-binding protein, protein MKLGKKQLLSLALLASLGLTNANAAKETLTVYTAFEVDQLKEYQRAFNKAHPDIDLRIVRDSTGVIAAKLLAEKDNPQADVVWGVAITGLGVLNAEGLLKPYAPSNIAKIDSKFKDQQTPPRWWGLDVTGAVICFNTEEAAKKNLPEPKTWKDLLNPIYKDQIVMPNPSSSGTGYLNVIGWMSMFGENETWEYMDGLHQNVSQYTHSGSKPCNMAATGEYPIGISFEYRGHSNKKRGAPINLIFPEEGLGWDVEAFAIMEGTDNLEAAQKLADWASSTEAMKLYAKNFAITGEPNVAPRLENIPDDYEARLVAIDFDQAALDRGKILEKWNSRYANKSEAK, encoded by the coding sequence ATGAAACTTGGTAAAAAACAGCTGTTATCACTTGCCTTATTAGCATCACTTGGACTGACTAATGCTAATGCTGCAAAAGAGACTTTAACGGTTTATACAGCATTTGAAGTCGACCAGCTTAAAGAGTATCAACGAGCGTTTAATAAAGCGCATCCTGATATTGATCTACGTATCGTCCGAGATTCTACAGGCGTTATTGCCGCTAAACTTTTAGCAGAAAAAGATAACCCACAAGCCGATGTTGTTTGGGGTGTTGCAATTACTGGTCTTGGGGTTTTAAATGCCGAAGGTTTACTTAAACCTTACGCACCTTCCAATATTGCTAAAATTGATTCAAAATTCAAAGATCAACAAACACCGCCAAGATGGTGGGGCTTAGATGTTACAGGCGCCGTTATTTGCTTCAATACAGAGGAAGCCGCTAAGAAAAACCTTCCAGAACCTAAAACATGGAAAGATCTATTAAATCCTATCTATAAAGATCAAATCGTAATGCCTAATCCAAGCTCATCAGGTACGGGTTATCTTAATGTGATTGGTTGGATGAGTATGTTTGGTGAAAATGAGACTTGGGAATATATGGATGGCTTACATCAAAATGTTTCTCAATATACCCACTCTGGCTCAAAACCCTGCAATATGGCAGCAACCGGAGAATATCCTATTGGAATCTCCTTTGAATATCGCGGTCATTCTAATAAAAAGCGAGGAGCGCCCATTAATCTGATCTTCCCAGAAGAAGGCTTAGGTTGGGATGTTGAAGCTTTTGCCATTATGGAAGGTACAGATAATCTTGAAGCCGCCCAAAAGCTTGCAGATTGGGCATCTAGCACTGAAGCCATGAAACTTTATGCTAAAAACTTTGCCATTACAGGGGAACCTAATGTGGCGCCTCGCTTAGAAAATATCCCTGATGATTATGAAGCTCGTTTAGTTGCGATCGACTTTGATCAAGCGGCATTAGATCGTGGCAAAATTCTTGAAAAATGGAATAGCCGTTATGCCAATAAATCAGAAGCAAAATAG
- a CDS encoding BolA family protein, producing the protein MMTKEKVQELIQAGLKCDFIEIKGEDGVHFEGIVVSPEFEGISMLKQHKMVYATLGDRLETEEIHALALKTYTPAEWSK; encoded by the coding sequence ATGATGACAAAAGAGAAAGTTCAAGAGTTGATTCAAGCAGGTTTAAAGTGTGATTTCATCGAGATTAAAGGTGAAGATGGTGTTCACTTTGAAGGCATTGTTGTTAGCCCTGAATTTGAAGGTATCTCTATGCTTAAACAACATAAAATGGTTTATGCGACATTAGGCGATCGTCTTGAAACAGAAGAGATTCATGCGTTAGCACTGAAAACCTATACCCCAGCAGAATGGAGTAAATGA
- the murA gene encoding UDP-N-acetylglucosamine 1-carboxyvinyltransferase yields MVSKERLLVEGNGALKGSVRASGAKNAVLPILAATILASEPVTLKNVPKLQDVIVLSKILEDLGAKVTTEGDRVTVDPSGIHKTRANHDLVSQMRASILVLGPILAKFGEAEVSLPGGCNIGSRPVDQHLLGMEALGADIKIENGYVHATVGKGQKLQGNHHAFDVVTVTGAENVLMAAVLASGVTILDNCAKEPEVSDLALMLNQLGAKIEGIGTDRLTITGVDKLSGGEYSVMPDRIEIGTYMVAGAMTFGDIVIEDCVPEHLEAVSYSLRQAGCHVDVTDREIRVYPDLAKLKALRIKTAPYPLFATDMQAQFMAMAAISEGSSTIMETIFENRFMHANELVRMGADIKIDNRIAFIEGVPKLSGASVTATDLRASAALILAGLVADGTTTIGALHHLDRGYDSIEEKLTNLGAKIKRITLA; encoded by the coding sequence ATGGTTAGTAAAGAACGTTTATTAGTTGAGGGCAATGGTGCACTGAAAGGTTCCGTTCGTGCTAGTGGTGCTAAAAATGCAGTATTGCCAATTTTAGCAGCCACGATTTTAGCCAGTGAACCTGTGACTTTAAAAAATGTCCCTAAACTGCAAGATGTGATTGTTTTAAGCAAGATTTTAGAAGATCTAGGGGCTAAAGTTACAACGGAAGGCGATCGGGTAACGGTTGATCCTTCAGGTATTCATAAAACAAGAGCAAATCATGATCTTGTCAGCCAAATGCGAGCATCAATTTTAGTTTTAGGACCGATTTTAGCAAAATTTGGGGAAGCAGAAGTATCACTTCCTGGTGGCTGTAATATTGGGAGTCGTCCTGTTGATCAGCATCTTTTAGGGATGGAAGCATTAGGCGCTGATATTAAAATTGAAAATGGTTATGTTCACGCAACGGTGGGTAAGGGGCAAAAATTACAAGGCAATCATCATGCATTTGATGTGGTGACCGTAACGGGTGCTGAGAATGTCCTTATGGCTGCTGTATTAGCAAGCGGTGTAACAATTTTAGATAACTGCGCAAAAGAGCCAGAGGTGAGTGATTTAGCATTAATGCTTAATCAATTAGGCGCTAAAATTGAAGGGATTGGCACCGATCGCTTGACGATTACGGGGGTTGATAAACTCTCTGGTGGTGAATATAGTGTGATGCCGGATCGTATTGAGATTGGCACCTACATGGTTGCCGGCGCAATGACCTTTGGGGATATTGTGATTGAAGATTGTGTCCCTGAGCACCTTGAAGCGGTTTCTTATTCATTAAGACAAGCAGGTTGTCATGTGGATGTTACCGATCGTGAGATTCGCGTTTATCCAGATCTTGCTAAGCTTAAAGCACTTCGTATTAAAACGGCTCCATATCCACTTTTCGCAACGGATATGCAGGCGCAGTTTATGGCGATGGCGGCGATTTCAGAAGGATCATCGACTATTATGGAGACGATTTTTGAAAATCGCTTCATGCATGCTAACGAGCTTGTACGCATGGGGGCGGATATTAAGATCGATAATCGTATCGCTTTTATTGAAGGCGTTCCAAAGCTTTCAGGCGCAAGCGTGACAGCAACGGATCTTCGTGCATCAGCGGCGCTTATTTTAGCGGGATTGGTGGCAGATGGAACAACAACGATTGGCGCGCTTCATCATTTAGATCGCGGTTATGATTCCATTGAAGAGAAGCTCACAAATTTAGGGGCAAAAATTAAGCGTATTACCTTAGCGTAA
- the dsbD gene encoding protein-disulfide reductase DsbD, with translation MLQRFARTIWTLILLVTITLAPPTLLAQSLFNQSQGLNNPTPIGLDPSTLLRPTQAFIPTIHVEDAEKGEFILMWDINPDYYLYKDKISIALKNSNGELEEIILPKGKDHEDEFFGAQEIYDSSLIIPFQIQNANNINTAYFEIEAQGCAKSGYCFAPQAYELEVKVNPAINPDNDILAISTPSTNDAMPEIIAEHDRLSQYLADNQYLAIPLFFFLGLLLTFTPCVLPMLPILSGILTRSGQISPKKGFTISLVYVLSMGLVYTIVGLLAAYFGKGLAGFLQNAYTLIGFGSLFILLSLGMFGLYQIQMPAFIQSRLSILSNKQSGKSSYWGTAIMGMLSALIVGPCVTAPLIGIITLVAQSQNYFLGGAALFSMSMGMGVPLLVLGASSGHLLPKVGPWMDKIKVLFGFMLLGLAAYFIGLTLPLYWEQMIYAAVAFASFIWLLVAIIESQGKIRLFFGALALGTILFGVQSVNDSTRVIETATFMPVKGISGLNEGLAQNSGKITMLEFNADWCVACKEMEKYVFSDPQVKAKMAEMHLLVSDVTKNDAQDQRLQEHFNIFGPPAMLFFDQEGKEMPNFRVMGSVPKEDFLRHINYIIDHYQN, from the coding sequence ATGCTACAAAGGTTCGCTCGAACAATCTGGACGCTAATATTACTAGTTACAATAACATTAGCACCTCCAACACTTCTGGCACAGTCTCTTTTTAATCAATCCCAAGGGCTTAATAACCCCACGCCAATAGGATTAGATCCCTCGACCCTTCTTCGCCCAACGCAAGCCTTTATTCCCACCATTCATGTAGAAGATGCGGAAAAAGGCGAGTTTATTCTAATGTGGGATATCAATCCGGATTACTATCTCTATAAAGATAAGATCTCTATTGCGCTTAAAAATAGTAATGGTGAGCTTGAAGAGATTATTCTTCCTAAGGGTAAAGATCATGAAGATGAGTTCTTTGGCGCCCAAGAGATCTATGATTCCTCACTTATCATTCCTTTTCAGATTCAAAATGCCAATAATATCAATACTGCCTATTTTGAAATTGAAGCCCAAGGTTGCGCTAAAAGTGGTTACTGCTTTGCACCTCAAGCTTACGAGCTAGAGGTTAAGGTTAATCCTGCTATTAATCCTGATAATGACATTTTAGCAATCAGTACTCCTAGTACAAATGATGCAATGCCGGAGATTATTGCAGAGCATGATCGTCTCTCACAATATTTAGCTGATAATCAATACTTAGCTATTCCTCTCTTTTTCTTCTTAGGATTACTCTTAACTTTCACACCATGTGTTTTACCCATGCTTCCTATTCTTTCAGGAATTTTAACGCGTAGCGGTCAGATTTCTCCTAAAAAAGGGTTCACGATCTCATTAGTCTATGTTCTCTCTATGGGACTTGTTTATACAATCGTCGGACTTCTAGCGGCTTACTTTGGAAAAGGGCTTGCGGGCTTTTTACAAAACGCTTATACACTTATTGGCTTTGGCTCACTCTTTATCTTATTATCCCTTGGAATGTTTGGCTTATACCAGATTCAAATGCCGGCATTTATTCAATCTCGTTTAAGTATTCTTAGCAATAAACAATCGGGGAAAAGTAGCTATTGGGGAACTGCGATTATGGGGATGCTCTCAGCACTTATTGTCGGCCCTTGTGTTACCGCACCATTAATAGGCATTATTACGCTTGTGGCACAATCTCAAAACTACTTCTTAGGGGGAGCTGCCCTCTTTAGTATGAGCATGGGGATGGGCGTACCGCTTCTTGTTCTTGGCGCATCATCTGGGCACCTTTTACCAAAAGTTGGGCCTTGGATGGATAAAATCAAAGTTCTATTTGGATTTATGCTCTTAGGGCTAGCTGCATACTTTATTGGTTTAACCCTCCCACTATATTGGGAGCAGATGATCTATGCCGCTGTTGCTTTTGCTAGCTTTATTTGGCTACTTGTTGCAATTATTGAGAGCCAAGGAAAAATTCGTCTCTTCTTTGGAGCATTGGCATTAGGAACCATACTCTTTGGCGTCCAATCCGTTAATGATTCAACAAGAGTGATTGAAACAGCAACATTTATGCCAGTTAAAGGGATTTCAGGATTAAATGAAGGGCTTGCTCAAAACAGTGGCAAAATTACGATGCTCGAATTTAATGCCGATTGGTGTGTTGCTTGTAAGGAGATGGAAAAGTATGTCTTTAGCGACCCACAAGTAAAGGCAAAAATGGCGGAGATGCACCTATTAGTCTCAGATGTCACTAAAAATGACGCGCAAGATCAGCGCCTACAAGAGCACTTTAATATCTTTGGTCCGCCGGCAATGCTCTTCTTTGACCAAGAAGGTAAAGAGATGCCTAACTTTAGAGTTATGGGAAGTGTGCCAAAAGAAGATTTCCTGCGTCACATCAATTACATCATTGATCATTACCAAAACTAA
- the gltP gene encoding glutamate/aspartate:proton symporter GltP, with product MPNLGFQILIALALGIVAGIILHDHESKTWIINNIFYPAGQILIIMIKMIVVPIVISTLTVGIAGGENTRELGKMGLKTIVYFEIITTVAIIVGIISANIFQPGSGLDINSLVESDISSYSHTIEEMSDASRSPFVTTLLSIFPSNVFAAMSNNNSMLAVIFFSVLFGLGLASMPLAQKTPVIQVLQGVSGAMFKVTNMIMRYAPIGVFALIATTVANFGYESLYPLLKLALLVYGTIIFFALVVLGFVAFICGINIFTLLKILKDELILAYTTASSETVLPRIMEKMERYGAPSRVTGFVIPIGYSFNLDGSTLYQSIAAIFLAQITGVDLSITDQIILVITLMLTSKGIAGVPGVSIVVLLATIGTVGIPLESVAYIIGIDRILDMARTALNVVGNALAALVIAKWEGCFDADKAANYFNDNQDLE from the coding sequence ATGCCCAATCTCGGCTTTCAAATACTGATCGCTTTAGCGCTTGGAATCGTTGCCGGTATCATTTTACATGATCATGAGTCTAAGACATGGATTATCAATAATATTTTCTACCCTGCAGGGCAAATCCTTATCATCATGATAAAAATGATCGTGGTACCGATTGTTATCTCCACCTTAACGGTAGGTATCGCCGGCGGTGAAAATACCCGAGAACTTGGGAAAATGGGCTTAAAAACGATTGTCTATTTTGAAATCATCACAACCGTTGCCATTATTGTAGGAATTATTTCGGCGAATATCTTCCAACCTGGAAGCGGGCTTGATATTAACTCCCTCGTTGAATCTGATATCTCAAGTTATAGCCATACGATTGAAGAGATGTCTGATGCTAGCAGAAGCCCTTTTGTAACAACACTACTCTCCATTTTCCCAAGTAATGTTTTTGCGGCAATGTCTAACAATAATAGTATGCTTGCTGTGATCTTCTTCTCTGTGCTTTTTGGTTTAGGATTAGCTTCAATGCCGCTTGCACAAAAAACGCCGGTAATCCAAGTGCTTCAGGGTGTTTCTGGCGCAATGTTTAAGGTCACTAATATGATCATGCGTTATGCGCCTATTGGTGTTTTTGCCCTCATAGCAACAACGGTTGCAAACTTTGGGTATGAGTCGCTCTATCCTCTTTTAAAACTTGCACTTTTAGTTTACGGCACAATTATCTTCTTTGCCCTAGTTGTACTAGGATTTGTAGCATTTATCTGCGGCATTAATATCTTTACGCTTCTGAAGATTCTAAAAGATGAGTTAATTTTAGCGTATACCACCGCCAGTTCTGAAACAGTTCTCCCACGAATTATGGAGAAAATGGAGCGTTACGGCGCACCTTCAAGAGTAACAGGCTTTGTGATTCCTATTGGTTACTCATTTAACTTAGATGGCTCAACGCTCTATCAAAGTATTGCTGCAATCTTTCTTGCCCAAATTACTGGTGTTGATCTCTCAATTACTGATCAGATCATTTTAGTAATCACCTTAATGCTCACTTCTAAAGGGATCGCTGGCGTTCCTGGCGTCTCTATTGTAGTACTACTTGCCACCATTGGTACCGTCGGTATTCCGCTTGAAAGTGTGGCTTATATCATCGGGATTGATCGCATCTTAGATATGGCAAGAACGGCTCTTAATGTTGTCGGAAATGCGCTTGCGGCATTAGTGATCGCGAAATGGGAAGGCTGTTTTGATGCAGATAAAGCGGCTAACTACTTTAATGATAATCAAGATTTAGAGTAA
- a CDS encoding DUF4326 domain-containing protein, producing the protein MGQSVTQTQFVNLREEAFDIYIGRGNRYGQKGLYGNPYYRNDQNREAAIAKYEPYIKDKLMQNTAFMLTFLTLKDKVLGCYCKPKHCHGEVLISILNFLFSHFDSEIETLAIKASNNESLTKEETHTLHGQVNLLLMEHQYLKKSRS; encoded by the coding sequence ATGGGACAATCTGTAACACAGACACAATTTGTAAATCTTCGCGAGGAAGCATTTGATATCTATATAGGGCGAGGAAATCGTTATGGACAAAAGGGGCTTTATGGCAACCCCTATTATCGTAACGATCAAAACCGTGAGGCAGCCATTGCCAAATATGAACCCTATATTAAAGATAAGCTGATGCAAAATACAGCCTTTATGCTGACATTTTTAACGTTGAAAGATAAAGTTCTTGGCTGTTATTGCAAACCGAAACATTGTCATGGGGAAGTTTTAATCAGTATATTAAATTTTCTTTTTAGCCACTTTGATAGTGAGATAGAGACGCTAGCTATCAAGGCTAGTAATAATGAATCTCTTACAAAAGAGGAAACCCATACCCTACATGGTCAAGTGAACCTGCTATTGATGGAACATCAATACCTTAAAAAATCGCGTAGTTAG
- a CDS encoding class II glutamine amidotransferase, with product MCQLLGMNCNTPTDIVFSFEGFRRRGGETDIHVDGFGIAFFEGKGIRIYQDDRPCASSPVADLVKAYQIKSKNVISHIRKATQGHVSLANTHPFMRELWGEYWLFAHNGHLNDPKTLFKESQGQYYRPVGTTDSEQAFCYILEHLRQRFNHKPTKEEIFREIQQLTEKIREAGIFNFILSNGEWMIAHSSTLLHYIIRQAPFGEATLLDDDVNIDFAAVTTPKDRVAVIATLPLTSNENWHQFATNELLMFEEGAVVLQDCKDPQAFMSVKDALALASAVGAAASSVI from the coding sequence ATGTGTCAATTATTAGGAATGAATTGTAATACCCCCACCGATATTGTCTTCTCCTTTGAAGGCTTTCGTCGACGTGGTGGTGAAACTGATATTCATGTAGATGGTTTTGGTATCGCTTTCTTTGAAGGTAAAGGAATTCGAATTTATCAAGATGATCGCCCTTGCGCCTCTTCTCCTGTTGCAGACCTTGTAAAAGCATATCAAATCAAATCTAAAAATGTGATTTCCCACATTCGTAAAGCAACCCAAGGACATGTATCCCTTGCCAATACTCATCCCTTTATGCGTGAGCTGTGGGGTGAATATTGGCTCTTTGCTCATAATGGGCATTTAAATGATCCTAAAACACTTTTTAAAGAGAGCCAAGGGCAATATTATCGCCCTGTCGGTACAACAGATTCTGAACAGGCTTTTTGTTATATCCTAGAGCATCTTAGACAGCGATTTAATCATAAACCGACAAAGGAAGAGATTTTTAGAGAAATTCAGCAATTGACTGAAAAAATTAGAGAAGCGGGAATCTTTAACTTTATACTTAGTAATGGAGAATGGATGATTGCCCATTCTAGTACTCTATTACACTACATCATACGCCAAGCCCCTTTTGGTGAGGCAACCTTACTCGATGATGATGTCAATATCGACTTTGCCGCCGTAACAACTCCGAAAGATCGTGTCGCTGTTATTGCAACGCTGCCTTTAACCTCTAATGAAAATTGGCATCAATTTGCCACAAATGAGCTCTTAATGTTTGAAGAAGGCGCTGTTGTTTTACAAGATTGCAAAGATCCACAAGCTTTTATGAGTGTAAAAGATGCATTAGCCTTAGCATCTGCAGTCGGCGCTGCGGCTAGTAGCGTTATTTAA
- a CDS encoding SlyX family protein gives MSDKELTLEAQVKDLASRVMELESREAFHEYTVENLNQTIIRQQEMLDRLVRVSQQLIDKVKEMPSSEEKAWSADEEVPPHY, from the coding sequence ATGAGTGATAAAGAGTTAACGCTTGAAGCACAAGTTAAGGATTTAGCATCAAGAGTCATGGAGCTTGAAAGTCGAGAAGCCTTTCATGAATATACGGTAGAAAATCTCAACCAGACGATTATTCGTCAACAAGAGATGCTTGATCGCTTAGTAAGAGTTTCGCAGCAATTGATTGATAAAGTCAAAGAGATGCCAAGCAGTGAAGAGAAAGCTTGGAGTGCTGATGAAGAAGTACCGCCGCACTATTAA